A genome region from Vulpes lagopus strain Blue_001 chromosome 7, ASM1834538v1, whole genome shotgun sequence includes the following:
- the IL5 gene encoding interleukin-5: MRMLLNLSLLALGAAYVSAFAVENPMNRLVAETLTLLSTHRTRLIGDGNLMIPTPENKNHQLCIEEVFQGIDTLRNQTAHGEAVDKLFQNLSLIKEHIERQKKRCAAERWRVTKFLDYLQVFLGVINTEWTPES; the protein is encoded by the exons ATGAGAATGCTTCTGAATTTGAGTTTGCTAGCTCTTGGggctgcctatgtttctgcctttgctGTAGAAAATCCCATGAATAGACTGGTGGCAGAGACCTTGACACTGCTCTCCACTCATCGAACTCGGCTGATAGGCGATGgg aacCTGATGATTCCTactcctgaaaataaaaat CACCAACTGTGCATTGAAGAAGTTTTTCAAGGTATTGACACATTGAGGAACCAAACTGCACATGGGGAGGCTGTGGATAAACTATTCCAAAACTTGTCTTTAATAAAAGAACACATAGAGCGCCAAAAA AAAAGGTGTGCAGCAGAAAGATGGAGAGTGACAAAGTTCCTAGACTACCTGCAAGTATTTCTTGGCGTAATAAACACCGAGTGGACACCGGAAAGTTGA